The Streptococcus sp. VT 162 genome has a window encoding:
- a CDS encoding peptidase M26, which yields MKKIFGEKQHRFSLRKLAIGLVSASISSLFFVSVASSGTVFAQENAAVHYKYVTETELSGQEKDLIVKDIPKIAEDSESTYYLVYRMDEKAQLGQLPNTGGQNSLTSVLSGGVLASIGFLIFVVSKKKGKKKALLKVVLITGMGSGLASSVQAIENQLLLQYNQEHQLSQGDSLPLPRALSGYTYLGYIKQDKEINQQETAARDQKLDYTVQPHFQANEGGQKAGDEQKAPSSTSPADKTIPSQDLSNQKPSGIASVDPQDEVLAGRVNKPELLYKDQEIVTKLDVSEVVQENPELTEGTIHVKQEGRAGKKIELVRIFTVENQEISREVLSTKVEEALPRIVEKGTKKAVAASEAPQSARKGEPETQAPLPEYNGNQAGAVVAPETAERPEYTGTQAGAVVEPEQVAPLPEYQGTQAGAIVEPEQVEPEVGGVQSGALVEPETAEKPAYTGEQSGAIVEPEQVPPTPEYTGTQAGAIVAPETTEKPEYTGTQSGAIVAPETTETPAYTGTQAGAIVEPEQVAPLPEYTGNTEQVKPEAPTEKPKEKDPEKTLELRNVSDLELYSQTNGTYKQHVSLDGVPSNPDTYFIKVKSSSFKDVYLPVASIAAETKDGQPVYKIIAKAEKLQQELENKYVDNFTFYLAKKAREETTTFTSFSNLVKAINQNLSGTYHLAASLNANEVELGPDDRSYIKGAFTGQLIGEKDGKQYAIYNLKKPLFETLSSATVEKLSLKNVSISGKDDIGSLAYEAQNGTKIKQVHVDGVLAGERGIGGLLAKAEQSSITESSFKGRIINTYETTAAYNIGGLVGHLTGDKALLTKSKATVAISSNTNSSDQTVGGLAGLVDQDAQIQDSYAEGDINNVKHFGRVAGVAGYLWDRKTNEEQHAGRLTNVLSDVNVTNGNAITGYHYNGMKVKDTFSSKANRVYNVTLVKDEVVSKESFEERGTMLDASQIESKKAVINPLTLPTVEPLSTSGKKDSDFSKVVHYQAKRTLAYKNIEKLLPFYNKATIVKYGNLVNENSLLYQKELLSAVMMKDNQVITDIVSNKQTANKLLLHYKDHSSEKLDLKYQNDFAKLAEYSLGNTGLLYTPNQFLYDQSSIIKQVLPELQQVDYHSEGIRKTLGISPKVEQTELYLEDQFAKTKEHLEDSLKKLLSADAGLAGDNSVTKGYLVDKIKRNKEALLLGLTYLERWYNFSYGQVNVKDLVLYHLDFFGKGNASPLDTLIELGKSGFNNLLAKNNVDTYSISLASHHGTTDLFSTLEHYRKVFLPNTSNNDWFKSETKAYIVEEKSNIEEVKTKQGQAGTKYSIGVYDRITSATWKYRNMVLPLLTLPEKSVFVISTMSSLGFGAYDRYRNSEHKAGKNLNDFVEENARETAKRQRDHYDYWYRILDEQSREKLYRTILLYDAYKFGDDTTSGKATVEAKFDSSNPAMKNFFGPVGNKVVHNQHGAYATGDGVYYMSYRMLDKDGAITYTHEMTHDSDQDIYLGGYGRRSGLGPEFFAKGLLQAPDQPSDATITINSILRHSKSDSTEGSRLQVLDPTERFQNAADLQNYVHNMFDLIYMLEYLEGQSIVNKLNVYQKMAALRKIENKYVKDPADGNEVYATNVVKELTEAEAQKLTNFDSLIDHNILSAREYQSGDYERNGYYTIKLFAPIYSALSSEKGTPGDLMGRRIAYELLAAKGFKDGMVPYISNQYEEAAKQKGQTINLYGKERGLVTDKLVLDKVFEGKYASWAAFKKAMYKERVDQFENLKQVTFKDPTKPWPSYGTKTINQVSELQALMDQAVLKDAVSPRWSNYNPEYDSAVHKLKRAIFKAYLDQTNDFRTSIFKK from the coding sequence ATGAAAAAGATTTTTGGAGAGAAGCAGCATCGTTTCTCCTTACGAAAATTAGCAATTGGACTTGTGTCAGCTTCGATTTCAAGCCTATTTTTTGTGTCCGTTGCGAGTAGTGGGACCGTATTTGCTCAAGAAAATGCAGCTGTTCACTACAAATATGTGACGGAAACGGAGCTGAGTGGGCAAGAAAAGGACTTGATTGTCAAGGATATTCCGAAAATTGCTGAAGATAGTGAGAGTACCTATTATCTAGTCTACCGTATGGATGAGAAAGCTCAGCTAGGTCAGTTGCCCAATACAGGTGGGCAGAATAGCCTTACTAGCGTTTTATCAGGTGGAGTTCTGGCTTCGATTGGTTTCCTTATTTTTGTCGTATCGAAAAAGAAAGGCAAAAAGAAGGCTCTCTTGAAAGTTGTCTTGATAACAGGGATGGGCAGTGGTTTGGCTTCTTCAGTTCAGGCTATTGAAAATCAACTTTTGCTCCAGTACAATCAGGAACACCAATTATCCCAAGGAGATAGTCTGCCTTTGCCACGTGCCTTATCAGGTTATACTTATCTAGGCTATATTAAGCAAGACAAAGAGATTAATCAGCAAGAAACTGCTGCTAGGGATCAGAAACTTGACTATACAGTTCAACCTCATTTCCAAGCCAACGAAGGTGGACAAAAGGCAGGAGATGAGCAGAAAGCTCCGTCTTCAACAAGCCCTGCAGACAAGACAATCCCTTCTCAAGATTTATCTAATCAAAAGCCGTCTGGTATTGCTAGTGTAGATCCTCAAGACGAAGTCTTGGCTGGTCGCGTGAACAAACCAGAGCTCTTATACAAAGACCAAGAGATTGTAACCAAACTAGATGTTTCAGAAGTGGTGCAGGAAAATCCAGAACTAACAGAGGGAACCATCCATGTCAAACAAGAAGGTCGTGCTGGGAAGAAGATTGAGCTTGTTCGCATTTTCACTGTTGAAAACCAAGAAATTTCTAGGGAAGTTCTCTCGACTAAGGTAGAAGAAGCCTTGCCACGTATAGTAGAAAAAGGGACTAAGAAGGCAGTTGCTGCAAGTGAAGCACCTCAGTCTGCAAGAAAAGGAGAGCCTGAGACTCAGGCTCCATTACCAGAATACAATGGGAATCAAGCGGGAGCGGTTGTTGCCCCTGAAACAGCTGAAAGACCAGAATATACAGGCACCCAAGCAGGAGCAGTTGTTGAACCCGAGCAAGTCGCTCCGCTACCTGAGTATCAGGGAACCCAAGCTGGTGCCATCGTTGAACCGGAACAAGTTGAGCCAGAGGTTGGGGGTGTCCAGTCAGGAGCTTTGGTGGAACCAGAAACAGCTGAGAAACCAGCCTATACAGGCGAGCAGTCTGGAGCAATCGTAGAGCCTGAACAGGTGCCACCAACACCAGAATATACAGGAACTCAAGCAGGAGCGATTGTAGCTCCTGAAACAACTGAAAAACCAGAGTATACAGGCACTCAATCAGGTGCAATAGTAGCCCCAGAGACAACTGAAACACCAGCCTATACAGGCACTCAAGCAGGAGCCATTGTGGAACCGGAACAAGTCGCTCCTCTTCCAGAATATACTGGCAATACCGAGCAAGTAAAACCGGAAGCTCCGACAGAAAAACCAAAAGAAAAAGACCCAGAGAAGACGCTTGAGCTAAGAAATGTTTCGGATCTGGAGTTGTATAGTCAGACCAATGGTACTTACAAACAACACGTTTCTTTAGACGGTGTTCCAAGTAATCCAGACACTTACTTTATCAAGGTTAAATCTTCGTCGTTTAAAGATGTCTATCTACCAGTCGCTTCAATAGCTGCAGAAACGAAAGATGGTCAGCCAGTTTATAAAATCATAGCCAAGGCTGAGAAACTCCAGCAAGAGCTAGAAAATAAGTATGTCGATAATTTCACCTTCTACCTAGCTAAGAAGGCTAGAGAGGAAACGACAACCTTTACTTCCTTTAGCAACTTAGTCAAAGCTATCAACCAGAATCTCTCTGGAACTTATCATTTAGCAGCTAGTTTGAATGCCAATGAAGTAGAACTGGGACCTGATGATAGATCGTACATCAAGGGCGCCTTTACTGGTCAGTTGATTGGTGAAAAAGATGGCAAGCAGTATGCTATTTACAACTTGAAAAAGCCTCTTTTTGAAACCTTGAGTAGTGCCACAGTAGAAAAATTGAGTCTGAAAAATGTCTCTATTTCAGGGAAAGATGATATTGGTTCATTGGCCTATGAAGCTCAGAATGGCACAAAGATTAAGCAAGTTCACGTTGATGGTGTTCTAGCAGGTGAACGTGGTATCGGTGGTTTGCTGGCTAAGGCGGAGCAATCAAGTATCACAGAGAGCAGTTTCAAGGGAAGAATTATCAACACTTATGAAACGACTGCTGCCTACAATATCGGCGGTCTGGTCGGTCATTTGACAGGTGACAAGGCTTTACTTACTAAGTCAAAAGCGACAGTAGCCATTTCATCCAACACAAATAGTTCAGATCAGACTGTGGGTGGTCTTGCAGGTCTAGTAGATCAGGATGCACAGATCCAAGATAGCTATGCTGAAGGCGATATCAACAATGTTAAGCACTTTGGTAGAGTCGCGGGAGTAGCAGGCTATTTGTGGGATCGAAAAACTAATGAGGAACAGCATGCTGGAAGATTGACCAATGTTCTCAGTGATGTCAATGTAACCAACGGGAATGCCATTACCGGTTACCATTATAATGGAATGAAGGTGAAGGACACATTCAGCAGCAAGGCAAACAGAGTCTACAATGTCACCTTAGTCAAGGATGAGGTCGTCAGCAAGGAATCCTTTGAAGAAAGAGGAACAATGCTAGATGCTTCCCAAATTGAAAGCAAAAAAGCAGTCATCAATCCTCTCACTCTACCAACAGTGGAGCCCCTCTCAACAAGTGGCAAGAAGGACAGTGACTTTTCTAAGGTGGTCCATTATCAAGCTAAGCGAACTTTGGCTTATAAAAACATTGAAAAATTGCTACCTTTCTACAATAAGGCAACCATCGTCAAATACGGAAATCTGGTCAATGAGAACAGTCTCTTATATCAAAAAGAGCTCTTGTCAGCAGTCATGATGAAGGACAACCAAGTCATCACAGATATTGTTTCTAACAAACAGACTGCAAACAAACTCTTGCTTCACTACAAGGATCATTCATCTGAGAAGCTCGATCTCAAGTACCAGAATGATTTTGCCAAATTAGCGGAATATAGTCTAGGAAATACGGGTCTTCTCTATACACCAAACCAATTCTTGTATGACCAAAGCTCTATCATCAAACAAGTCTTACCTGAATTGCAGCAGGTGGACTACCATTCAGAAGGCATCAGAAAGACACTCGGTATTTCTCCAAAAGTCGAGCAGACTGAGCTCTATCTTGAAGACCAGTTCGCCAAAACAAAGGAACATCTGGAAGATAGTTTGAAAAAACTTTTGTCAGCAGATGCTGGACTTGCTGGTGATAACTCAGTTACCAAGGGCTATCTTGTAGATAAAATCAAACGCAACAAAGAAGCCTTGCTACTTGGTTTGACCTATCTAGAACGTTGGTATAACTTCAGCTATGGTCAAGTAAACGTCAAAGACCTTGTTCTGTACCATCTGGACTTCTTTGGTAAGGGAAATGCTTCGCCACTAGATACTCTGATCGAGTTGGGTAAATCTGGCTTTAACAACCTTCTAGCTAAGAACAACGTTGATACTTATTCTATTAGTCTAGCTAGCCATCATGGAACGACAGATTTATTTAGCACTCTAGAACATTACCGAAAAGTCTTTTTACCAAATACAAGTAACAATGACTGGTTTAAATCAGAGACCAAGGCTTACATCGTCGAAGAAAAATCTAATATTGAAGAAGTCAAAACTAAGCAAGGACAAGCTGGCACTAAGTATTCTATCGGTGTTTATGATCGCATCACGAGTGCCACTTGGAAATACCGCAATATGGTCTTGCCTCTCCTAACCTTGCCAGAGAAATCAGTATTTGTCATCTCGACCATGTCCAGCCTAGGATTTGGAGCCTATGATCGCTACCGCAATAGTGAGCATAAAGCGGGCAAGAATCTCAATGATTTTGTTGAAGAAAATGCGCGTGAAACAGCCAAACGCCAGCGAGATCACTACGATTATTGGTATCGCATTTTAGATGAACAGTCACGTGAAAAACTCTATCGTACCATCTTGCTTTATGATGCTTATAAGTTCGGTGATGACACAACATCTGGAAAAGCTACAGTGGAGGCTAAGTTTGATAGTTCCAATCCTGCCATGAAGAACTTCTTTGGACCAGTTGGCAATAAGGTAGTACACAACCAGCATGGAGCTTACGCAACAGGGGATGGTGTCTACTATATGTCTTACCGTATGTTGGACAAGGATGGAGCTATTACATATACCCATGAAATGACCCATGATTCGGATCAGGATATTTACCTTGGTGGCTATGGTCGAAGAAGCGGCTTGGGACCAGAGTTCTTTGCAAAAGGTTTATTGCAAGCCCCTGACCAACCAAGTGACGCAACCATTACCATCAATTCTATCTTGAGACACTCAAAATCAGATAGTACAGAGGGCTCCCGTCTGCAAGTCTTAGATCCGACAGAGAGATTCCAAAACGCTGCAGATCTTCAGAACTATGTCCATAACATGTTTGACCTTATCTACATGCTGGAATACCTCGAAGGACAATCAATCGTTAACAAACTGAATGTTTACCAGAAAATGGCGGCTCTCAGAAAGATTGAGAACAAGTATGTGAAAGATCCAGCAGATGGAAATGAGGTTTATGCCACTAACGTAGTCAAAGAATTGACAGAAGCAGAGGCCCAAAAACTAACTAACTTTGATAGTTTGATTGACCATAACATCTTATCAGCTCGTGAGTATCAATCTGGCGACTACGAGCGAAATGGCTACTATACGATTAAACTCTTTGCCCCAATCTATTCAGCTCTCAGCAGTGAGAAAGGCACGCCAGGGGACCTTATGGGACGTCGGATCGCTTACGAACTTTTGGCTGCCAAAGGCTTTAAGGATGGTATGGTACCTTATATCTCAAATCAATACGAAGAAGCTGCCAAACAAAAAGGTCAAACTATCAATCTCTATGGTAAAGAACGAGGATTGGTGACCGATAAACTTGTATTGGACAAGGTATTTGAAGGGAAGTATGCATCTTGGGCTGCCTTTAAGAAAGCCATGTATAAAGAACGTGTGGATCAGTTTGAAAACTTGAAACAAGTGACCTTTAAAGATCCGACAAAACCATGGCCAAGCTATGGGACCAAGACCATCAATCAAGTGAGTGAATTGCAAGCCCTCATGGATCAAGCTGTTCTCAAGGATGCTGTAAGTCCTCGTTGGAGCAACTATAATCCAGAGTATGATAGTGCCGTTCATAAGTTGAAGAGAGCAATCTTTAAAGCTTATCTTGACCAAACAAACGACTTCAGAACCTCTATTTTTAAGAAATAA